The DNA window AAATATCAGTAAGGGTCTCTAAGAAGGAATGCAATATTTTTCAACTATGCAGGATTATTTAAAGTattaaaacattttcctcaattaGCATTATTTCACTGGCTGCTTAAACATCCTCAACTCATTATGCTGAATTTATAAAAGTCAGTACATTTATGCATCAATGGATCGGATTGAATTCAGTCAGTTTTTAAGAGTTAGCAAAGTTAGACTCTAACCGGTTTTAGACCTAAACATGAAAAATATTGGCTAGCTAAAGATTAAGAACTTGATTTTTCTTAAACAATAAATTCTGAAAAACCTCCAAAGTCAAGGATTTCCAAAATGCTACCTTCGTTTTGGggctctgatgaagagctcacACAGCAATCTTCCATGATCATCCTTGTAATCTCTAATGGTATTGTACAGCTCATGGCAAACTGCAATCTGTTAAAAGAAATTTTTTACATCATATATATGAGCAAATGCTTAGTTGTACAGAACCTTAGCAGATCTTATACGGAGTAGTGTTTAATTTTGGGCACCATACCTcaggatttttttgtttttagtttatcCTTTATGGGATGTGGATGGTGCTGGataatccagcatttattgctcaaccaCAATTGCCCAatagacagttaagagtcaagtacATTGGTGTGGGCCTGGAGATGCATGTAGACcgaaccaggtaaggatggcagattaatgggcattcgtgaaccagattgGCTTGACTACAATTGATCATAGTTAATACCAAATTTCtgttactaaattcaaatttcaccatcatcCCTGATGGACTTCAAACTTATGACCCCAAGGTCCCAGATCACCAGTTCAGTGACATTAATACCATGTCACCACTTCCCTCCTTGGTGAGACTACAGCACAGATTTAGAAAGCTACCAAGCATTTAAAGGGTTACATTGTGAAAACATATTGCATCAACTTGATGCAAGTTGCTTAGAAGGGTGAAATATTTGAGGTacttaaaatgaaacaatttgatAGCAAATGATTTCCTCTGGAAGGGAAATCTAGACCATGGGGCACAATCTTAAAAATAGAGCTCAGTCATTCAGGATTGAAGTTAGGCAAGAGATTTAAAAGCCCAGGAAtattttttatcattttaaatttaCAATTTTGACAGGTATGGAGCAAACCAGGATAAAATGTGTTGAGGTAAAAATGAGCCACGATCTCCCAGCCTGGTCAAACAGGCTTGTAGGACTGATTGGCTTACTCTTATTTTTATGTCTTTACCTATTATAATGTATGTAAACCAGAAAGACAAAATTTATACCTTAAAAGATACATTTAAAGATTAATTAAAGAACAGCAAAATTTGACAGTATTCTAAAATATTTATACTTCTACCTGTCAACATGGTGGTCAGGTAGATTTGTCTCAAAttcaaaaaatctttttttttgaaacatgAACTTACTGGACATATTTATGTCAAAGTAGATCTCATTAAGAAGCTGACTCCATATAGTTTAGACAAAAAAAGACAAACTTATATACTTCATATAAAGGTCAGCTCTAATTTTTCAGGGATCAAAACTCAAATAGTTTGCAGGATATCAATGTGAAGTGCAGTAATTAGTTATATATTTAAATTACTTTAGATGAAATATTATATGAGTCCATAAAATTAAAAGATGAAAACATGTTAAGTAATTACTATGGAAGAAATAGGAATATACTATAAATATGAAATATATTAATATAGATGAAATATATATAGTCcataaaattaaaacataaaaaaGTCAAGTAATTAATATGGATGAAATATGTGGAAGTAAAGTTGTCATATTTGCAGaacaccatagggctgctctctcataagGGGACagctagtggtggtttaacctgagggtcaccatgttccaggtgaggggagaggttgagtagaagtgtccttcatggtgaccttatGTGGTTTCTAATGCTATAAAATAAGTGAAGAACCCGGTAGTCAATTTCATTTGAGCAAGGTAAAAAAAATTCCAGATATTCAAGTGAATTATTATTTCATTCATTCCATTGCCTTACATTAATTCCTCAAATCTATATGCCCAAAGCTAaatttgcacatggctcaggtaataatccagtcATTATTACCCTAGAAGTTCTGCTTCTTAAATTTGATCCCTTGTACCCCACACTGATTATGAAGTACCTTCATCCTCACCCTGACTATGTTATTGGCATCTACATTAACCATGATGATGGGATCCTCACCTTCCCCTCTCTGGCCCTGAGCAGATGTCCTGAACTCTGGGACCAGGCAGGCAATACAGTCTTCTGGATTCTTGTTCTTTATTGCAGAAAACAATGTCAACTCCCTTAATTTCTGTCTACTACTACTACTAAATTCCCTTTTGCTtcccccacttgaatggcttTCTGCACGAAGATGTAAGGTTCAGTAGTTCATCCACCCTGCAACCCTCACTCTCAACCAACCTGCAGAAATACCCCAAACTCTGCGAGTTAATCACTGAGGGTGAGGATCCTGCATTTTGCCCTCTGGGTCTCTTTACTTGTCTAACTCACATTCATATCTTTCCCTAAGCAGTGGGCAAATTGAAAAATCCCATCACAAGAGTGTGATTGCTTCCTTGTACAAAATATTCACACAATGGTGTTCTGGAGCCTGTAATTGGTGTTCCAGCTCAAACTCTAAGCTGAATCTGCTCAACCTGTAAATACTTACTGCAGATGTGTTTGCTCTGGATCTACTAACATCCAGAGACTGCCATATGTCGCAGCCATGAATGCATTTCaattgaactttttaaaagtctgtTCTTGAAATTTTAATATCTACCTTAACCCACATTTGCATCCCAATATTTATTCCGCTCTCTGCAAATCTTTTAACAAATAATTGTTTCATTTCCTGGTTTGCTGTCGGTGAAAATTATTTAAACATCCCATGACATTACTGCAGCTCGACAAAGGGAATCCCCAATAATGATTATAACAGTCAGTTGCAAGTTGAGAAAAGTAAAAGATAAAGGTAAAGATTAGGGGAACTCACACAGCAGCTGTCTTCAAGGTCAGTGGCAACAAGTATTTTGAAGTCAGTGGCAAAGAGACAAGGGCCAATGAATTTTCAATGAACCATACATTCCCCAAATTAAATTTCAACAGATATTTCTAGAATACAGAAGTTATATCTCCCAAATCTTTGTTTTAAAGTAACTTACTGATCTACCAATTAAGTATTTACATCACTTAACACTTCTTCCTTTAAACAGGCataataaaatgttaaaattcaagaCAAGTCATTCAGACTACATTATTCAATTGGTTGTTTTTATGATTCAATGGTGAATGAAGTGTGGACAAAAACTAAATTTCAGCATTTCATTTATCATTGAAATGAAGCTAACTATCTTCTAATGACAAGAATGTAAATTTCCAATATACTCAACAAGTCTGGATACTTATTTATAGAAACTACAGTAATAGGAATACAGAAAGACACTGTAGTCAAACTTACAGGATCTACAGTTGGAATGTTGGAAAGTTTTCTTCTTTTTCTACTTGATCCTGCATTGCTTCCAGAAACAGGGTGTCCGTCATCACAGTCCCCTCCACTAATACTGCTTGAAGGAGAAGTGGCTCTCTTTCTTTTTGAACCCATAGGAATTTTGGTAATATCTTTAAACATAAGGCATTCAATGATGAGTTGACTCAAAAAAATTAGATGTTTATTCATAGTCTTCATTAACACTATCATCATATCACTACTATTATCATTTAGAAGGGGGCTGGAGATTATGGCAGCGGTGAGGttataatgtcattggactagcaatccagagggCCAAGCTAATACTCTGGAGGCATAGGTTCAAAACGGTATAGCAAACCACTGATCTCAAAGGAAGTTAGAGGTGAgcgacaaatgctggccttgccagtattGCTCATATCCTAAGAAAACACTATCAGAAAACATAATTTATACCATTCTATTtcttggattttaaaatctacttctTGATATAATTTATGCTTCTAAGGGTAAACACTGTTTAGAAATTTATATTGTGAATCTATAGACAGAAGTTGATACAATTCAAACTATGAAAGCTAAAAccagaatatttttaaacacaACTTTGAGGTGCTACAAATAACAGGGACTCTAGGGCAATGAAACAATTCAACTTTCCCACACTGATATTTCCTTACTTTATCATTCCAATTTCCTAACTATAAAGAGCACTAGTACAACTAGCACAGGGCTTTAGTCCAGTGACTGATTAGTGTCATGTTGCAGATCTCCGCTTTATATACTTTGACTTGCTTTCTTCAGAATGATAGAAAAGAAACAGTTTTGACATTTTAGTGTGAACATGGAACTCAAAGCTATATCAAGCTCACATATACTGTACCAAAAATTGAGATTGCACATTGAAACTCATTTACAACTTATAAGTTTTGCGACTGAATCAAAATCATTCTAGGAACATATACATTGAAATAGATCAAATATTTAACAGTGTCAATAAGGTAAACAGATTATTACTACCAGGAGAAtagaataaaatgaaaatgagagGAGTAAATTTGGAAAAGGTATGTGGAAAAACCTCTTTGCCCAAagattgcaaaataaaatttagaATGGTGCACCAAAAAAGGAAATAGAGGCAAAACATCAGATATGTTTAAAATCATTTAAGCACCCAATGGTCTGAGACCAGTATTAGTTTGAGTACCACAGGCACACTAGTTCTTCTTATGAAGTTTTTAAACTCAAGAGTCACTGTTGATTCTTTTGATTTGTTTAAATTATTgtaagagtttagattagagtggtgctggaaaagcacagcagttcaggcagcatctgaggagcagtaaaatcaatgttttgggcaaaagcccttcatcaggtatacaggcagagtgcctgaagggtggaaagatcCCTATACATTATTGTCAGCCTTATGCCACATTTATATTAAAACTTTCATGAACCATTAATATAAGCACCCTGACTATAAAAGTGAAATGCTTCATTAAAGCATTTTTGAAGTATATAAATTTAAGCCTATCTGTAAAAATAGACAATTGCCACTTGCTGGGTACTAATTGGTGCTTTTGATGCAGTGCACCATAGATCTCTGCTAAATTGATGGAATCTGGAAGAGGTGTCAAAACACCCACTGGAAAAGTCTTCATTTGTATAacaagtaaaagcaaaattgcCATTGGTctagaggaccatagggctgttttctcattagagtggcaattggtggtggtttaaccgaAAGGACACCACATCTCAGGTTAACAAGGACAGTCTTTATGGCAACCtcaactggtgcaggaattgaatccagccaactgaggtaATGGACTCCTATTTCTGCTAATAATGCATGGTGGAGTCCAACATCATAAGCAATGAAATCATGCATGTGTAAAATAAAGGGCATTCATTTGTATTCCTCAAACAATATTTGGAATCAAACATAAATATGTATAGGTTTTCACTAAGTAACTCAACTGCTTCCTTCTTTTATCAGATTTGATAAGACCACTATAGAAGTGTCAAGATAAGAGTTTCAAAGAAGCATCTTCAAAAGTGCCATTATACCAGGACAGCTAACATCCTGAGGATAAAGAGTGAAAAATAGTTTTGTTTATGCAATACATAAAGTAAAATTATTACAATTACATCTAACATGATTACGAATATCAAGTTTAGCTACAAGATTAGTAGttttaatgtaaaaaaaactcaaacatcAATCAGCAAGTAGTAAATACAATTTATGTAAATTTCGAGTGAAGTTTGATTTCAAGAATAAAGGGTTCCTTTCAGCAATTGAATAGGCAAAGTAAGCTatcttttttgtttaattttagacTATTCCTCATTGGTTAAAAAAAGGAAGACATTTGGAGTATGGGATCTTTGCCACATAGATTCAACACTTACATTATAGTTTCTAAGCAACTGATTGCAACTGTGGTTTTTATTGTGAGATATTTATGAAGAAAGGATGGCCATCCCTTCATAAATCTACAATCTGTTACTGACAAACATaattttttatttctgaaaataaaagagaaaatactggaaatgttcAGTTGGTCAAGTAGCATCGAAGAAGAGAGAACAGGGTCTATGAAATTTCATTCTGATGAAATGTCATTAAGCTAAAAcaaactttctttctctctctgcacttgCTGCTGAATCTGAAGTTATCTacttctggattttttttgtttctatcataaatttcaaacatttgtatTGTTTTACTTTTCCCTCCTTTTTATCTGAGGAAAACCCTGAAACTTTTCTCTAGAATTTTCAAGGCACAAACAACAATTGATTTCAAGTTAACAACATAAAATAGCAGTATTAAGCAACTTAAGGTTATGCCATAGACAAACATACAGTAGGGTATTGTAAAAATGCAGTCTAACACAACATAAAGTGCTCACTTGGAAACACCACATTAGGACAAAAGGTCATCCGATTCATATGCAAAGTCCGTCTAGTCCAATAGAGCAAACTTCCAACCTCTGAGGCCTGGACCAAGTTGAAAGCATGTGGGGAAAATATATACACAAAAATGATACCTGAATCTTGTGCACTTAAAAACAATACTCATTCCTACAATAGTCAGGCAGTTTCCCGCCACCACCCTCTCCCAATCTTTTTTTCacatttgcttttcttttgcaTTCTTCAGTCAGTACTTGCACAATAAATACGGTACTAGATGGGGAATAGAAAGAGTACATGG is part of the Chiloscyllium plagiosum isolate BGI_BamShark_2017 unplaced genomic scaffold, ASM401019v2 scaf_4751, whole genome shotgun sequence genome and encodes:
- the LOC122547245 gene encoding protein polybromo-1-like; this encodes MSSMHCRIRFTAVLLMLTLVGDRTGVVDWCCYYCFIIYSFGSAELDITKIPMGSKRKRATSPSSSISGGDCDDGHPVSGSNAGSSRKRRKLSNIPTVDPIAVCHELYNTIRDYKDDHGRLLCELFIRAPKR